The following proteins are co-located in the Tachysurus vachellii isolate PV-2020 chromosome 19, HZAU_Pvac_v1, whole genome shotgun sequence genome:
- the fam43b gene encoding protein FAM43B, with protein MLPWKRSKFVLVEDDSKTKAKSMNAGLTYHSLLSSLLRSCPDLVPECPFHWLAGVFHSKRQKVELNKEEPIYSVRYLGSVVTVVAKGEGCTQDAVAKIWASSNYGEQSAKMKLSVGPHGIRMGCRRKPPHLYTLNRITYCTTDPYRPKILAWIYRHQVKHKAVVLRCHAVLLAKADKAHAIALSLYQNSISAFSEFKRLKRQSDFRHRKQELLGEDIMPLMPLRKLLNGQCHYQPPVDKPGNSNRLFSITEEDEDEEEVEEVEEQADNREEKASNTDLPNSEPEEPPERELGYIVHGLDGFSITIRDDVHMTLSTLV; from the coding sequence ATGCTGCCCTGGAAGCGGAGCAAGTTTGTGCTGGTGGAGGATGATTCCAAGACCAAAGCGAAGAGCATGAACGCTGGACTCACCTACCACTCACTGCTGTCCTCGCTGCTGAGGTCATGTCCTGACCTGGTACCTGAGTGCCCCTTCCACTGGCTCGCCGGGGTTTTCCACAGCAAGCGGCAGAAAGTGGAGCTAAACAAGGAGGAACCAATATACAGCGTTCGCTACCTGGGAAGTGTAGTGACTGTAGTGGCCAAGGGTGAGGGCTGCACGCAGGATGCTGTCGCCAAGATCTGGGCATCCAGCAACTATGGTGAGCAGAGTGCCAAGATGAAGCTGAGTGTTGGGCCACACGGCATACGCATGGGTTGCCGCAGGAAACCTCCACACCTCTACACTCTTAACCGTATCACCTACTGCACAACTGACCCCTACCGGCCCAAGATCTTGGCCTGGATTTACCGGCACCAGGTGAAGCACAAGGCAGTGGTTCTGCGTTGCCATGCTGTGCTGTTGGCTAAGGCAGACAAGGCTCATGCTATAGCTCTCAGCCTGTACCAGAACTCTATTTCAGCCTTCAGCGAGTTTAAGAGGCTCAAGCGCCAAAGTGATTTCCGGCATCGCAAGCAGGAGCTGCTCGGAGAAGATATTATGCCACTTATGCCTCTAAGGAAGCTGTTGAATGGACAATGTCACTATCAGCCACCAGTAGACAAGCCTGGCAATTCCAACCGCCTTTTCTCCATCactgaggaggatgaggacgaggaggaggtggaggaggtggaagAGCAGGCAGAcaacagagaagaaaaagcaTCTAATACCGACCTACCAAATTCTGAACCAGAGGAACCCCCTGAAAGAGAACTGGGATACATAGTTCACGGACTAGATGGGTTTTCAATCACAATCAGAGATGACGTGCACATGACGCTCAGCACACTCGTGTGA